CGACTTCTCCGGCGTGGACCGCGTGACCTCGACGAAGTCGGCGACGCTGGAGCCGCGACGGCCCGGCGTAGTCGGCTTGTACTTGCGGATTCCCATTTCTCAGTCCTCGTCCGATATCGGACGATCCGGACCGCCCTTAGGCGGTCGGACCGCCGAAGATGTCGATACGGTCGCCCTCGGCGAGGGTCACGATCGCGCGCTTGGTGCCCGCGCGCTGGCCGAAGCCGGTGCGGGTCCGCTTGCGCTTGCCCTGGCGGTTGATCGTGTTGACCCCAGTGACCTTGACGTCGAAGACCGCCTGGACGGCCTGCTTGATCTGGGTCTTGTTGGCGCTCGGGGCGACGATGAACGTGTACTTGCCCTCGTCGAGAAGCGCGTAGCTCTTCTCGGAGACGACCGGCTTCAGCAGCACGTCACGGGGGTCCGTGAAGGACTTGCTGACCGGGGTCTCGACGGTGTTCTTGCCCTCGGCGGCGTGACGACGCGCCTTGGCGACGCGCGCGGCCTTGGCGGCCTTGGCCGCCTTGGAGGCAATGCTCGGGTGACGCGTAGCCATCAGGCCTCGCTCCCTTCGGTGTCATTGGCCTTCGGGCCCGACACGAAGGACTCGAACGCGGCCTGGGTGAAGACCACGTCGTCCGAGACGAGAACGTCGTACGTGTTCAGCTGGCCCGGCTCCAGGATGTGGACCTGGGGCAGGTTGCGGGCGGACAGCCACGCGGCCTCGTCGGCGCGCTCGACGATCAGGAGCAGGTTCTTGCGCTCGCTGATCTTGCCGAACAGGCTCTTCGCGGCCTTGGTGCTGGGGTTCTCGCCCTCGATCACGCCGGAGACGACGTGGATGCGGTTGTTGCGGGCCCGGTCGGTGAGGGCGTGGCGCAGGGCCGCGGCCTTCATCTTCTTCGGGGTCCGCTGCGAGTAGTCACGCGGCACGGGACCGTGCACGACGCCACCACCGGCGAACTGCGGCGCGCGGGTCGAGCCCTGACGGGCGCGACCGGTGCCCTTCTGGCGGTAAGGCTTCTTGCCACCACCACGGACCTCGCCACGCGTCTTGGTCTTGTGCGTGCCCTGGCGGGCAGCGGCCAGCTGCGCGACGACGACCTGGTGAAGCAGCGGAACGCTGATCTTCTCTACGTCGAAGATCTCCGCGGGGAGCTCGACGGTACCGGCCTTGTCGCCCGCCGGCGAAAGGATGTCAACAGTGCTCATCGGTTACCTCAGGCCCCCTTGGCCGCGGTGCGGACCAGGACGAGGCCGCCGTTCGGACCGGGAACCGCGCCCTTGATGAGCAGCAGACCCTTCTCCGCGTCAACGGCGTGGACGGTCAGGTTCTGGGTGGTGACCCGCTCGTTGCCCATACGACCCGCCATGCGGAGGCCCTTGAACACGCGGCCCGGGGTGGCGCAGCCACCGATGGAACCGGGAGAGCGGTGCTTGCGCTGGGTGCCGTGTCCGGCGCCGAGGCCCTTGAAGTTGTGACGCTTCATGACACCGGCGAAGCCCTTGCCCTTGCTCTTGCCGGTCACGTCGACCTTCACGCCGGCCTCGAACACCTCAGCGGTGATCTCCTGGCCGAGGGTGTACTCGGCGGCGTCCGCGGTGCGGATCTCGACGAGGTGGCGACGGGGGGTGACGTCGGCCTTCGCGAAGTGGCCCTTGAGGGGCTTGTTCACCTTGCGCGGGTCGATGTCGCCGAACGCGATCTGGACGGACTCGTAGCCGTCGGCGTCGTTCGTGCGGACCTGGGTGACGACGTTCGGGCCGGCCTTGACGACGGTGACCGGAACAACACGGTTGTTCGCGTCCCACACCTGCGTCATGCCGAGCTTCTCGCCCAGGATGCCCTTGATCTGCTTAGCCATTCTCAGATCACCGGCCCCTAGAGCTTGATCTCGATGTCGACACCGGCCGGGAGGTCGAGTCGCATCAGAGAGTCAACGGTCTTGGGCGTCGGGTCGAGGATGTCGATCAGGCGCTTGTGCGTGCGCATCTCGAAGTGCTCGCGCGAGTCCTTGTACTTGTGCGGCGACTTGATGACGCAGTACACGTTCTTCTCAGTGGGCAGCGGCACCGGGCCCGCGACCGACGCACCAGTGCGGGTCACCGTCTCGACGATCTTCTTCGCCGAGGAGTCGATGACCTCGTGGTCGTAGGCCTTGAGCCGGATGCGGATCTTCTGTCCCGCCATGGCTACTCAGTAGTCCTTTGTCTCGTAACGCTCTGGAACCCGGTGTTCCTGTGCCCTGCTCTCCGACCCACGCGGTCGGGCGTGTCGCGCTCTCGCTGACACAGATGCCCCTTGTTCGAACATCCCTTGCCTGGGAGCACGGCCCTTCCGGAACCGCAAGCCGGGGACTAGGAGGTCCACCGGGTGCCTGGTCGGTGCCGCACTGACACTTCCCGGAAGATTCCCGTACGTCCGCCCCAGCGCTGCCTTACGGCAGTTAGGGCGACGAGTACTGTGGGACTCGCTTCCGGTCCTCCCGGCGGGAGGCGCGCAGCATCAACACTCGACCGAGCAACTCGGACAGTCTGCCATATGGGGCAGGGGGTCCGCCAATCGAGCCGGAGAGAATACCCCGAGGGTGACGCAGGTCAAACCCGGGCGGCTGCGCCCTTGACCCGGCCGGGCACCCGGCGTCTGATCTGCACTGTTTCGTCCGGTTCGGCCTCGGCCAGCCCTCGGATGAGCCCGTGGTCCGGCGAGAGCCCGCATGCCGGATCCGTACGGGTGGCGTCCCCGGTGAGTGCGTAGGCCTGGCAGCGGCAGCCGCCGAAGTCCTCCTCGCGGCGGGAACAGCCGCGGCAGGGATCGGGCATCCAGTCGGTGCCGCGGTAGCGGGTGAACGCCCCGGAGTGGTCCCAGATCCAGTCCAGCCGGTGATCGCGGACGTTCGGTGGATCCAGGTCCGGCAGCGCGGCCGCCGCGGGGCACGGCAGCACCGTGCCGTCGGGGGCGACCGTGAGCGAGACCGCTCCCCAGCCGCCCATGCACGGCTTGGCGACGCCATCGAAGTAGTCGGGGACGACCCAGACCAGCTCGGGCCCGTCCGGGAGCCGCCCGCGCCACC
The DNA window shown above is from Streptomyces chartreusis and carries:
- the rplW gene encoding 50S ribosomal protein L23 — translated: MATRHPSIASKAAKAAKAARVAKARRHAAEGKNTVETPVSKSFTDPRDVLLKPVVSEKSYALLDEGKYTFIVAPSANKTQIKQAVQAVFDVKVTGVNTINRQGKRKRTRTGFGQRAGTKRAIVTLAEGDRIDIFGGPTA
- the rplD gene encoding 50S ribosomal protein L4: MSTVDILSPAGDKAGTVELPAEIFDVEKISVPLLHQVVVAQLAAARQGTHKTKTRGEVRGGGKKPYRQKGTGRARQGSTRAPQFAGGGVVHGPVPRDYSQRTPKKMKAAALRHALTDRARNNRIHVVSGVIEGENPSTKAAKSLFGKISERKNLLLIVERADEAAWLSARNLPQVHILEPGQLNTYDVLVSDDVVFTQAAFESFVSGPKANDTEGSEA
- the rpsJ gene encoding 30S ribosomal protein S10, yielding MAGQKIRIRLKAYDHEVIDSSAKKIVETVTRTGASVAGPVPLPTEKNVYCVIKSPHKYKDSREHFEMRTHKRLIDILDPTPKTVDSLMRLDLPAGVDIEIKL
- the rplC gene encoding 50S ribosomal protein L3 encodes the protein MAKQIKGILGEKLGMTQVWDANNRVVPVTVVKAGPNVVTQVRTNDADGYESVQIAFGDIDPRKVNKPLKGHFAKADVTPRRHLVEIRTADAAEYTLGQEITAEVFEAGVKVDVTGKSKGKGFAGVMKRHNFKGLGAGHGTQRKHRSPGSIGGCATPGRVFKGLRMAGRMGNERVTTQNLTVHAVDAEKGLLLIKGAVPGPNGGLVLVRTAAKGA